A window of Jannaschia sp. M317 contains these coding sequences:
- a CDS encoding DUF4177 domain-containing protein: MADVTPHQSFEYRVVPAPRKGEKARGVRSGEARFALAMSRLFNRMGEQGWEYVRADTLPAEERVGLTGSEVRYHALLVFRRSLAPAVPQVVQPVIEAKPKPPLLLNAPLPEWQGFEEQEMQEAEVIDILAARARPKHAAE, from the coding sequence ATGGCAGACGTGACCCCACACCAATCGTTCGAGTACCGAGTCGTGCCCGCCCCCCGCAAGGGCGAGAAGGCGCGCGGTGTCCGCTCTGGCGAGGCGCGCTTTGCCCTGGCCATGTCGCGGCTGTTCAACCGGATGGGCGAACAGGGGTGGGAATACGTGCGCGCCGATACCCTGCCCGCCGAGGAACGCGTCGGCCTGACGGGATCCGAGGTCCGCTATCACGCGCTGCTGGTGTTCCGCCGCTCGCTGGCACCTGCGGTGCCGCAGGTCGTTCAACCCGTGATCGAGGCGAAACCGAAACCGCCGCTTCTGCTCAACGCGCCGCTGCCCGAATGGCAGGGCTTCGAAGAGCAGGAGATGCAGGAAGCCGAGGTCATCGACATCCTCGCGGCGCGCGCCCGTCCGAAACACGCTGCCGAATAG
- a CDS encoding BolA family transcriptional regulator has protein sequence MTMEQTIHDRLEAAFDPAHLEVHNESGKHAGHAGDDGTGESHWHVVIWSKAFDGQSRIARHRMVHQALGDVMDRIHALSLDLSNSA, from the coding sequence ATGACAATGGAACAGACCATCCACGACCGGCTGGAAGCCGCCTTTGATCCGGCGCATCTGGAGGTCCACAACGAGAGCGGCAAACATGCCGGTCACGCAGGTGATGACGGCACCGGCGAGAGCCATTGGCACGTCGTGATCTGGTCCAAGGCCTTTGATGGCCAAAGCCGAATCGCGCGGCATCGGATGGTGCATCAGGCGCTGGGCGATGTGATGGACCGCATTCACGCGCTGTCTCTGGATCTGTCCAACAGCGCCTGA
- a CDS encoding sigma-70 family RNA polymerase sigma factor, with amino-acid sequence MDDRVQRIEGWLAGAATGDRAAFRNLYDATSAKLFGMCLRVLGDRVEAEDALQEVFVKIWDNAHRYRANGLSPITWMAAVTRNHCIDRLRRRRAGRAEMPQDDILADLSPGPEALSVAQSEARAIVACLGELAPDRAEAVRRAYLDGETYAELAARFEVPLNTMRTWLRRSLQALRACLSA; translated from the coding sequence ATGGATGATCGCGTGCAACGGATAGAGGGTTGGCTGGCCGGTGCCGCCACTGGCGACCGGGCCGCGTTCCGCAATCTTTATGACGCCACATCCGCGAAACTTTTCGGGATGTGCTTGCGTGTCTTGGGCGACAGGGTCGAGGCAGAGGACGCGCTGCAGGAGGTATTCGTGAAGATCTGGGACAACGCTCACCGTTATCGCGCGAACGGTCTCAGCCCGATCACCTGGATGGCGGCGGTGACGCGAAACCATTGCATCGACCGCCTGCGCCGTCGTCGTGCCGGGCGTGCGGAAATGCCCCAGGACGACATCCTGGCCGACCTCAGCCCCGGCCCCGAAGCCCTGAGCGTCGCCCAGAGCGAGGCGCGTGCCATCGTCGCCTGTCTGGGCGAATTGGCACCCGACCGCGCCGAGGCTGTCCGCCGCGCCTATCTGGACGGTGAGACCTACGCCGAGCTTGCGGCCCGGTTCGAGGTGCCCCTGAACACCATGCGCACCTGGCTGCGCCGCAGTCTGCAGGCCCTGCGCGCCTGTCTGAGCGCATGA
- the sigJ gene encoding RNA polymerase sigma factor SigJ, producing the protein MLENIFEAERSKLMSLCYRMLGERAGAEDAVQDTWLKWAAADIDKIDNPAAWLRKVATNIAIDTLRSARRQREIYVGPWLPEPLVHQDPQASDHPFELAQDCELALLWALERLTEKERAAFILREAFDASYAELADTLGTTQAACRQLVSRSQKKLQDTGPRFDATPEEIAELSQRFFMAIMAENFDAALSLLAPDSVAISDGGAKKRAARRPLSGGAEIMQVFRALYERAKEEQGWTNQMSVVNSNPALLRYSYGQIESVTTLAPDQTGKIAWIYIMRNPDKLGVVAH; encoded by the coding sequence ATGCTTGAGAACATATTCGAAGCCGAACGGTCGAAGCTGATGTCGCTGTGCTACCGCATGTTGGGGGAACGTGCCGGGGCGGAAGATGCCGTGCAGGATACCTGGTTGAAGTGGGCGGCCGCCGACATCGACAAGATCGACAATCCTGCGGCCTGGTTGCGCAAGGTCGCCACGAACATTGCAATCGACACCCTTCGTTCCGCCCGTCGCCAACGCGAAATCTATGTCGGCCCCTGGCTGCCCGAACCCCTTGTTCATCAAGACCCCCAAGCGTCTGACCATCCCTTCGAATTGGCCCAGGACTGCGAACTGGCGCTGCTTTGGGCCTTGGAACGGCTGACCGAAAAGGAACGCGCGGCCTTTATTCTCAGGGAAGCGTTCGATGCCAGCTACGCAGAGCTCGCGGACACTCTGGGCACAACGCAGGCGGCCTGCCGCCAACTTGTCAGCCGATCACAAAAGAAGCTGCAAGACACCGGTCCCCGCTTTGATGCCACGCCCGAAGAGATCGCCGAACTGAGCCAGCGTTTCTTCATGGCCATCATGGCGGAAAATTTCGACGCGGCCTTGTCGCTGCTGGCACCCGATTCCGTTGCGATTTCAGATGGTGGTGCCAAGAAACGCGCGGCGCGGCGGCCTTTGTCTGGCGGGGCCGAGATCATGCAGGTGTTCCGCGCGCTGTATGAGAGAGCGAAAGAGGAACAGGGCTGGACGAACCAGATGTCGGTCGTGAATTCCAACCCGGCTCTGCTGCGCTATTCCTACGGCCAGATTGAGTCGGTCACCACGCTTGCCCCGGATCAGACCGGCAAGATCGCGTGGATTTATATCATGCGAAATCCCGACAAGCTTGGCGTGGTCGCACATTAG
- a CDS encoding DUF2235 domain-containing protein, protein MKRIVILCDGTWNHADAPHPTNVVQVGQALAARGADGWPQVPVYVEGVGTGRRGVTPATRALDRALGGAMGLGLMDNVVEAYRHLVFLYEPGDEIHVFGFSRGAFTARSLVGFIRFTGLLIRADLHRLPEAVARYAERRIESGARRQARNAEWRARFAPWFLVDEADRATYAEFGANQAVPLDIAYLGVWDTVGALGVPGHFTAAPLLNRKYTFHDTDLSAMVRAARHAVALDERRKAFRPTLWTNLDGLNPQGAAPRYLQQHFAGDHGSVGGGGDIRDLSALALAWVLEGAQAADLDFDDTVLARIRREGNPMGPLMNNTVPKGGAFAALMRRFGAARDAVARFADVSEPVRDRWTFETKTQDRQPYRPEALAALGAEFEAWAKGRPKDRPDETSI, encoded by the coding sequence ATGAAACGGATCGTGATCCTTTGTGACGGCACCTGGAACCATGCCGACGCGCCGCATCCGACCAATGTGGTGCAGGTGGGGCAGGCGCTGGCCGCGCGCGGGGCTGACGGGTGGCCTCAGGTTCCCGTCTACGTCGAAGGCGTGGGCACCGGGCGGCGTGGCGTGACACCCGCGACGCGCGCGCTGGATCGGGCGCTGGGCGGGGCCATGGGGCTGGGTCTGATGGACAACGTGGTCGAGGCCTATCGCCACCTCGTGTTTCTGTATGAGCCGGGGGATGAAATCCATGTGTTCGGGTTTTCGCGCGGGGCATTCACGGCGCGGTCGCTGGTCGGGTTCATCAGGTTCACCGGTCTTTTGATCCGCGCCGATCTGCATCGCCTGCCCGAAGCTGTCGCCCGCTACGCGGAGCGCCGGATCGAAAGCGGCGCGCGCAGGCAGGCGCGCAACGCCGAATGGCGCGCGCGATTTGCGCCATGGTTCCTTGTGGATGAGGCGGACCGGGCGACCTATGCGGAGTTCGGGGCCAATCAGGCCGTGCCCCTCGACATCGCCTATCTGGGCGTCTGGGACACCGTTGGCGCGCTGGGCGTGCCGGGGCATTTCACCGCCGCGCCGCTGCTGAACCGCAAGTACACGTTCCACGATACCGACCTGTCCGCCATGGTCCGTGCAGCCCGCCACGCGGTTGCGTTGGACGAACGGCGCAAGGCGTTTCGCCCCACGCTCTGGACCAATCTCGACGGGTTGAACCCGCAGGGGGCCGCGCCCCGGTATCTGCAACAGCATTTCGCCGGGGATCACGGCTCCGTCGGGGGTGGCGGCGATATTCGCGACCTCAGCGCGCTTGCGCTGGCCTGGGTGCTGGAGGGCGCGCAGGCGGCGGACCTGGACTTTGACGACACCGTGCTGGCGCGGATCCGGCGCGAGGGAAATCCGATGGGGCCGTTGATGAACAATACCGTGCCCAAGGGCGGGGCCTTTGCCGCGCTGATGCGCCGGTTCGGGGCCGCGCGGGATGCGGTGGCGCGGTTTGCGGACGTAAGCGAACCTGTCCGCGACCGCTGGACCTTCGAGACGAAGACACAGGACCGGCAACCCTATCGCCCAGAGGCGCTGGCCGCCTTGGGAGCGGAGTTCGAGGCCTGGGCAAAGGGGCGGCCCAAAGACCGCCCCGATGAGACATCTATTTGA
- the cobS gene encoding cobaltochelatase subunit CobS, whose translation MADGNMDIDAKPQTEMSVREVFGIDSDMKVKGFAEPTDRVPEIDSTYKFDPDTTLAILAGFGWNRRVMIQGYHGTGKSTHIEQVAARLNWPAVRVNLDSHISRIDLIGKDAIRLKDGVQVTEFHEGILPWALRNPVAIVFDEYDAGRADVMFVIQRVLEHDGKLTLMDQNTIITPHPSFRLFATANTVGLGDTTGLYHGTQQINQAQMDRWSLVATLNYLSHDAETNIVISKQPHYNTEKGRQTISRMVTVADLTRTAFMNGDLSTVMSPRTVIAWAQNAEIFRDVGYAFRLSFLNKCDELERQTVAEFYQRCFDEELPESAVSMALG comes from the coding sequence ATGGCTGATGGCAACATGGATATCGACGCCAAACCGCAGACGGAAATGTCCGTCCGCGAGGTGTTCGGCATCGACAGCGACATGAAGGTCAAGGGTTTCGCCGAACCGACCGACCGCGTGCCCGAGATCGACAGCACCTACAAGTTCGACCCCGATACCACGCTGGCGATCCTGGCGGGCTTTGGCTGGAACCGTCGCGTGATGATCCAGGGCTACCACGGCACCGGCAAGTCGACCCACATCGAGCAGGTGGCCGCGCGCCTCAACTGGCCCGCCGTGCGCGTCAACCTCGACAGCCATATCAGCCGCATCGACCTGATCGGCAAGGACGCGATCCGTTTGAAGGACGGCGTCCAGGTCACCGAATTTCACGAAGGCATCCTGCCCTGGGCCCTGCGCAACCCCGTCGCCATCGTGTTCGACGAATACGACGCGGGCCGTGCCGACGTGATGTTCGTCATCCAGCGGGTTCTGGAACATGACGGCAAGCTGACGCTGATGGATCAGAACACGATCATCACGCCGCACCCGTCGTTCCGCCTGTTCGCCACGGCCAACACCGTCGGCCTGGGCGACACCACGGGCCTTTATCACGGCACCCAGCAAATCAACCAGGCCCAGATGGACCGTTGGTCGCTGGTCGCCACGCTGAACTATCTCAGCCATGACGCCGAGACGAATATCGTCATTTCCAAGCAGCCGCATTACAACACCGAAAAGGGTCGCCAGACGATCAGCCGGATGGTGACCGTTGCCGACCTGACGCGGACGGCGTTCATGAACGGCGACCTGTCGACGGTGATGTCGCCCCGGACGGTCATCGCCTGGGCCCAGAACGCAGAGATCTTCCGCGATGTCGGCTATGCATTCCGCCTGTCGTTCCTGAACAAATGCGACGAGTTGGAGCGGCAGACGGTGGCCGAATTCTACCAGCGCTGCTTTGACGAAGAACTACCCGAAAGCGCCGTGAGCATGGCGCTCGGCTAG
- a CDS encoding anti-sigma factor domain-containing protein, with the protein MTGSADIPDDDAVLIGEYVLGLLPEAQEQTLARRLERESELQLLHAVWQEDLQRLAAGRDVPPPVHLRPRIEARLFPERAPARRGWLGWAALLGVPIAAFAVSFVMLQPTVVPFAPTQGAEIASAEGLVLRARADADQIVVTRAAGTAPPGRVLELWVIAGTAAPVSLGLLPAEGDLRLPRPSVLVAGVVLAVSSEPPGGSPTGQPTGPVLGTAPLADL; encoded by the coding sequence ATGACCGGTTCTGCGGACATCCCCGATGACGACGCCGTCCTGATCGGCGAATACGTGCTGGGCCTGCTCCCGGAGGCGCAGGAACAGACCCTGGCCCGCCGGTTGGAAAGAGAGTCGGAATTGCAGCTGCTGCATGCGGTTTGGCAAGAAGATCTGCAAAGACTGGCCGCCGGGCGCGACGTGCCACCGCCCGTCCACCTGCGCCCCCGGATCGAAGCACGGCTTTTCCCCGAGCGCGCGCCCGCCCGTCGCGGCTGGTTGGGCTGGGCTGCCTTGCTTGGGGTGCCGATTGCGGCCTTTGCGGTGTCGTTCGTGATGCTGCAACCGACCGTCGTGCCCTTTGCCCCGACCCAGGGCGCGGAAATCGCGAGCGCCGAGGGCCTGGTCCTGCGGGCCCGCGCCGACGCCGACCAGATCGTCGTGACCCGCGCGGCGGGCACCGCACCGCCAGGCCGCGTGTTGGAATTGTGGGTGATCGCAGGCACCGCGGCCCCCGTGTCGCTGGGCCTGCTGCCTGCCGAGGGTGACTTGCGCCTGCCTCGTCCGTCCGTTCTGGTTGCGGGCGTGGTGCTTGCCGTCTCGTCCGAACCGCCGGGCGGATCCCCCACCGGGCAACCGACCGGTCCGGTTCTGGGAACCGCCCCGCTGGCGGACCTGTAA
- a CDS encoding J domain-containing protein, translated as MTKNDPFNFDMRVSSAKKKNPRGKRGMSGAFETSTRVCEHDGCTETGQYRAPKSRDTTDDYYWFCKDHVREYNAKWSFFDGATEAEIAQQEAREQKTKPFRKTIEERAWARLGIEDPHAVLGDNATRNPGRGVVGRKLPPTERKAIDILEAKDDWSKAEIRKAYKSLIKVLHPDMNGGDRSQEEQLGEVVWAWDQLKDSRNFK; from the coding sequence ATGACCAAGAACGACCCATTCAATTTCGACATGCGGGTCTCCAGCGCGAAAAAGAAAAACCCGCGCGGCAAGCGGGGCATGTCCGGCGCGTTCGAAACCTCTACCCGGGTTTGCGAACATGACGGCTGCACCGAGACGGGACAGTACCGCGCACCGAAAAGTCGTGACACGACAGATGATTACTACTGGTTCTGCAAGGACCATGTCCGCGAATACAACGCCAAGTGGTCGTTCTTTGACGGCGCCACCGAGGCCGAGATCGCACAGCAGGAAGCCCGCGAACAAAAGACCAAGCCGTTCCGCAAGACCATCGAGGAACGCGCCTGGGCCCGTCTGGGGATAGAAGATCCGCACGCGGTCCTGGGTGACAACGCCACCCGCAATCCGGGCCGGGGCGTCGTGGGCCGGAAACTGCCCCCGACCGAACGCAAGGCGATCGATATCCTGGAGGCCAAGGACGATTGGTCAAAGGCCGAAATCCGCAAGGCCTACAAATCGCTGATCAAGGTGCTGCACCCCGACATGAACGGTGGTGACCGCAGCCAGGAAGAACAGCTGGGCGAAGTCGTCTGGGCCTGGGATCAGCTGAAGGACAGCCGCAACTTCAAATAG